A single Archocentrus centrarchus isolate MPI-CPG fArcCen1 unplaced genomic scaffold, fArcCen1 scaffold_30_ctg1, whole genome shotgun sequence DNA region contains:
- the LOC115776309 gene encoding scavenger receptor cysteine-rich type 1 protein M130-like isoform X1 → MIRAERAQLDMDHLLLLVLLWSSGVQAEGQHGSTDRVRLVGGAGHCAGTLELKHLGEWRPVEGHLWTLKEAAVICEHLDCGSAVSVEWRYESSDRSTWIMTPRCFQTGSDLRDCVVSDSSSVSVNLTCADSVRLLNGSSLCSGRLEVKSNQSWSSVCEADFDQQDAEVVCRELGCGPPSVLQGALYGEVEAPVWSREFQCGGHESALLDCRSSGSARTSCSPGKAVGLTCSEPDDFRLVGGVGRCEGRIELKHLGEWRPMYDFGLTLKDAAVVCEHLDCGSAVSVEKSTSFRSGWEISFDCVHSTSALRECAASSYYEPILNLTCSDSVRLLNGSSLCSGRLEVKSNQSWSSVCEADFDQQDAEVVCRELGCGPPSVLQGALYGEVEAPVWSREFQCGGHESALLDCRSSGSARTSCSPGKAVGLTCSESDDVRLVGGASRCVGMMELKHLGEWRPVSAFSWTLKDAAVVCEHLDCGSAVSVNWRFESLKRAAWRIKYDCVHFRSALRECTASSYHTFILNITCSDLLVQPNISVFFMDGVSKAQQQGLQVSRSSNFTISCSIQPQYPGGSFQLTFTSSNIAINYSQPAVNHSAHFLFPTAEPAHQGNYSCVYHVHVFSHNFSSESRLLSVTVSDPSDPTVHTITAVVLLLILLFVIAALYFYCKASRGQQLSRKENTELVY, encoded by the exons GAGTCCAGGCTGAAGGACAACACGGTTCTACAG ATCGTGTCAGGTTGGTGGGAGGAGCCGGTCACTGTGCAGGTACACTGGAGCTCAAACATCTGGGAGAATGGAGACCAGTGGAGGGCCATCTGTGGACCCTGAAAGAAGCAGCTGTTATCTGTGAACATCTGGACTGTGGCTCTGCTGTTTCTGTGGAATGGAGATATGAGTCCTCAGACAGATCTACGTGGATCATGACTCCTAGATGTTTTCAGACTGGATCTGATCTGAGGGATTGTGTTGTATCAGACTCTTCTTCTGTCAGTGTGAatctcacctgtgcag actctgtcaggcTGCTGAATGGTTCCAGTCTGTGTTCAGGCAGACTGGAGGTGAAGTCTAACCAGAGCTGgtcctcagtgtgtgaagctgACTTTGACCAGCAGGATGCAGAGGTGGTCTGTAGGGAGCTTGGCTGTGGGCCTCCTTCGGTCCTCCAGGGGGCGCTCTATGGAGAAGTGGAGGCTCCGGTGTGGAGCAGAGAGTTCCAGTGTGGAGGCCATGAGTCTGCTCTCCTGGACTGTAGAAGCTCAGGCTCAGCTAGAACCAGCTGCTCACCTGGCAAAGCTGTTGGACTCACCTGCTCAG AGCCTGATGATTTTAGGTTGGTGGGAGGAGTCGGTCGCTGTGAAGGCAGAATCGAGCTGAAGCATCTGGGAGAGTGGAGACCAATGTATGACTTTGGCTTGACCTTGAAAGATGCAGCTGTTGTCTGTGAACATCTGGATTGTGGCTCTGCTGTTTCTGTAGAAAAGAGCACATCGTTCAGATCTGGGTGGGAGATCAGCTTTGACTGTGTTCACTCCACATCTGCTCTGAGGGAGTGTGCAGCATCAAGTTACTATGAACCCATCTTGAATCTTACCTGCTCAG actctgtcaggcTGCTGAATGGTTCCAGTCTGTGTTCAGGCAGACTGGAGGTGAAGTCTAACCAGAGCTGGTCCTCAGTTTGTGAAGCTGACTTTGACCAGCAGGATGCAGAGGTGGTCTGTAGGGAGCTTGGCTGTGGGCCTCCTTCGGTCCTCCAGGGGGCGCTCTATGGAGAAGTGGAGGCTCCGGTGTGGAGCAGAGAGTTCCAGTGTGGAGGCCATGAGTCTGCTCTCCTGGACTGTAGAAGCTCAGGCTCAGCTAGAACCAGCTGCTCACCTGGCAAAGCTGTTGGACTCACCTGCTCAG AGTCTGATGATGTCAGGTTGGTGGGAGGAGCCAGCCGATGTGTGGGGATGATGGAGCTGAAACATCTGGGAGAGTGGAGACCAGTGAGTGCCTTTAGCTGGACCCTGAAAGATGCAGCTGTTGTCTGTGAACATCTGGACTGTGgctctgctgtttctgttaATTGGAGATTTGAGTCTTTAAAGAGAGCTGCATGGAGGATCAAGTATGACTGTGTTCACTTCAGATCTGCACTGAGGGAGTGTACAGCATCAAGTTATCATACCTTCATCCTAAATATCACCTGCTCAG ACCTGCTGGTTCAGCCAAACATCTCTGTGTTCTTCATGGATGGGGTTTCCAAGGCCCAGCAGCAGGGGCTTCAGGTATCCAGGAGCTCCAACTTCACCATCAGCTGCTCCATCCAGCCACAGTACCCAGGAGGCTCCTTCCAGCTCACCTTCACCTCCTCCAACATAGCAATCAACTACAGCCAGCCAGCTGTCAATCACTCtgcccacttcctgtttcctacTGCAGAGCCCGCCCACCAAGGAAACTACAGCTGTGTTTATCACGTCCATGTTTTTTCTCATAACTTCTCCTCTGAGAGCCGCCTGCTGTCTGTCACTGTCTCAG ATCCATCAGATCCAACAGTTCACACCATCACAGCAGTCGTCCTCCTGCTGATCCTGCTCTTTGTGATCGCTGCCCTTTATTTCTACTGTAAG gccagcagggggcagcagctGAGCAGAAAGGAGAACACTGAGCTGGTTTACTGA
- the LOC115776309 gene encoding scavenger receptor cysteine-rich type 1 protein M130-like isoform X2, with protein sequence MEKEDRRGRREVRFKGVQAEGQHGSTDRVRLVGGAGHCAGTLELKHLGEWRPVEGHLWTLKEAAVICEHLDCGSAVSVEWRYESSDRSTWIMTPRCFQTGSDLRDCVVSDSSSVSVNLTCADSVRLLNGSSLCSGRLEVKSNQSWSSVCEADFDQQDAEVVCRELGCGPPSVLQGALYGEVEAPVWSREFQCGGHESALLDCRSSGSARTSCSPGKAVGLTCSEPDDFRLVGGVGRCEGRIELKHLGEWRPMYDFGLTLKDAAVVCEHLDCGSAVSVEKSTSFRSGWEISFDCVHSTSALRECAASSYYEPILNLTCSDSVRLLNGSSLCSGRLEVKSNQSWSSVCEADFDQQDAEVVCRELGCGPPSVLQGALYGEVEAPVWSREFQCGGHESALLDCRSSGSARTSCSPGKAVGLTCSESDDVRLVGGASRCVGMMELKHLGEWRPVSAFSWTLKDAAVVCEHLDCGSAVSVNWRFESLKRAAWRIKYDCVHFRSALRECTASSYHTFILNITCSDLLVQPNISVFFMDGVSKAQQQGLQVSRSSNFTISCSIQPQYPGGSFQLTFTSSNIAINYSQPAVNHSAHFLFPTAEPAHQGNYSCVYHVHVFSHNFSSESRLLSVTVSDPSDPTVHTITAVVLLLILLFVIAALYFYCKASRGQQLSRKENTELVY encoded by the exons GAGTCCAGGCTGAAGGACAACACGGTTCTACAG ATCGTGTCAGGTTGGTGGGAGGAGCCGGTCACTGTGCAGGTACACTGGAGCTCAAACATCTGGGAGAATGGAGACCAGTGGAGGGCCATCTGTGGACCCTGAAAGAAGCAGCTGTTATCTGTGAACATCTGGACTGTGGCTCTGCTGTTTCTGTGGAATGGAGATATGAGTCCTCAGACAGATCTACGTGGATCATGACTCCTAGATGTTTTCAGACTGGATCTGATCTGAGGGATTGTGTTGTATCAGACTCTTCTTCTGTCAGTGTGAatctcacctgtgcag actctgtcaggcTGCTGAATGGTTCCAGTCTGTGTTCAGGCAGACTGGAGGTGAAGTCTAACCAGAGCTGgtcctcagtgtgtgaagctgACTTTGACCAGCAGGATGCAGAGGTGGTCTGTAGGGAGCTTGGCTGTGGGCCTCCTTCGGTCCTCCAGGGGGCGCTCTATGGAGAAGTGGAGGCTCCGGTGTGGAGCAGAGAGTTCCAGTGTGGAGGCCATGAGTCTGCTCTCCTGGACTGTAGAAGCTCAGGCTCAGCTAGAACCAGCTGCTCACCTGGCAAAGCTGTTGGACTCACCTGCTCAG AGCCTGATGATTTTAGGTTGGTGGGAGGAGTCGGTCGCTGTGAAGGCAGAATCGAGCTGAAGCATCTGGGAGAGTGGAGACCAATGTATGACTTTGGCTTGACCTTGAAAGATGCAGCTGTTGTCTGTGAACATCTGGATTGTGGCTCTGCTGTTTCTGTAGAAAAGAGCACATCGTTCAGATCTGGGTGGGAGATCAGCTTTGACTGTGTTCACTCCACATCTGCTCTGAGGGAGTGTGCAGCATCAAGTTACTATGAACCCATCTTGAATCTTACCTGCTCAG actctgtcaggcTGCTGAATGGTTCCAGTCTGTGTTCAGGCAGACTGGAGGTGAAGTCTAACCAGAGCTGGTCCTCAGTTTGTGAAGCTGACTTTGACCAGCAGGATGCAGAGGTGGTCTGTAGGGAGCTTGGCTGTGGGCCTCCTTCGGTCCTCCAGGGGGCGCTCTATGGAGAAGTGGAGGCTCCGGTGTGGAGCAGAGAGTTCCAGTGTGGAGGCCATGAGTCTGCTCTCCTGGACTGTAGAAGCTCAGGCTCAGCTAGAACCAGCTGCTCACCTGGCAAAGCTGTTGGACTCACCTGCTCAG AGTCTGATGATGTCAGGTTGGTGGGAGGAGCCAGCCGATGTGTGGGGATGATGGAGCTGAAACATCTGGGAGAGTGGAGACCAGTGAGTGCCTTTAGCTGGACCCTGAAAGATGCAGCTGTTGTCTGTGAACATCTGGACTGTGgctctgctgtttctgttaATTGGAGATTTGAGTCTTTAAAGAGAGCTGCATGGAGGATCAAGTATGACTGTGTTCACTTCAGATCTGCACTGAGGGAGTGTACAGCATCAAGTTATCATACCTTCATCCTAAATATCACCTGCTCAG ACCTGCTGGTTCAGCCAAACATCTCTGTGTTCTTCATGGATGGGGTTTCCAAGGCCCAGCAGCAGGGGCTTCAGGTATCCAGGAGCTCCAACTTCACCATCAGCTGCTCCATCCAGCCACAGTACCCAGGAGGCTCCTTCCAGCTCACCTTCACCTCCTCCAACATAGCAATCAACTACAGCCAGCCAGCTGTCAATCACTCtgcccacttcctgtttcctacTGCAGAGCCCGCCCACCAAGGAAACTACAGCTGTGTTTATCACGTCCATGTTTTTTCTCATAACTTCTCCTCTGAGAGCCGCCTGCTGTCTGTCACTGTCTCAG ATCCATCAGATCCAACAGTTCACACCATCACAGCAGTCGTCCTCCTGCTGATCCTGCTCTTTGTGATCGCTGCCCTTTATTTCTACTGTAAG gccagcagggggcagcagctGAGCAGAAAGGAGAACACTGAGCTGGTTTACTGA
- the LOC115776296 gene encoding uncharacterized protein LOC115776296 — protein sequence MVFTVSSGSFRISGVASKYKNIISRSILIHSGPPAVYQLRPKKQEFGTLTRMTVGERNVNKINKTILLAGETGTGKSTLINALINYSMGVKFEDEVWFQIVEEERRSQTGSQTPDVIVYEIFGYEGETLPYSLTIIDTPGYGDTRGIERDDIVSERLLDLFRSDDGVQEVHAVGLVMKATDNRLSDRLMYSFDSVMSLFGKNMEKNIVALITHSDGVTPEDALEALKGAKIKCANEENEPVHFLFNNQQKKERTKRNKLALKNAWRVTEEGMREFFAFLEKTAPQKLMKTVEVLNERIRLKACIQNLQERIDKGEQEKQELEKIQETLKKHEEEMMKNENFTVEFDEPYKEKEPIDGGMWGLAFYEAATCCTVCEENCHYPGCTVAWYPKDCEVMKKGRCTVCTKKCPVSTHVKEKWRYVTKTRRVQKTNEEMKKKYETNKLESQLKKTKMESLKGGINNLTAADSLLNKPEMQQKYEKKKNENEKKKSLLENLEEEMKQLTAEKSQWLDESYQHVVSLQQIALKADSVSTVAHLSLLIEKMKEEGDTEKVQKLEEMRSRVDEGSRTALGYMWNKLTAFGKRS from the exons GATCAGTGGCGTCGCATCCAAATACAAGAACATCATCTCCAGAAGTATTCTGATCCATTCAGGACCTCCTGCTGTCTACCAGCTGAGACCAAAGAAACAGGAGTTTGGAACTCTGACCAGAATGACTGTTGGTGAAAGAAATGTGAACAAGATCAATAAAACCATCTTACTTGCTggagaaacaggaacaggaaaatCTACTCTGATCAACGCTCTGATCAACTACAGCATGGGAGTGAAGTTTGAGGATGAAGTCTGGTTTCAGATCgtagaggaggagagaagaagtcAGACAGGAAGTCAGACACCAGATGTGATCGTGTACGAGATCTTTGGTTATGAAGGTGAAACTCTGCCCTACTCTCTGACCATCATTGATACTCCTGGATATGGAGACACCAGAGGGATTGAACGAGATGACATTGTTAGTGAGAGATTATTGGATTTGTTTCGATCAGATGATGGAGTTCAAGAAGTTCATGCAGTGGGTCTGGTGATGAAGGCAACAGATAATCGACTGAGTGACCGACTGATGTACAGCTTTGATTCAGTGATGTCTCTGTTTGGAAAAAACATGGAGAAAAACATTGTAGCTCTCATCACACATTCAGATGGTGTAACGCCTGAGGATGCCCTTGAAGCTCTTAAAGGTGCAAAAATTAAATGTGCCAATGAGGAGAATGAGcctgttcacttcctgtttaataaccaacagaagaaagagagaacaaaaagaaataagcTGGCCTTGAAAAATGCATGGAGAGTAACTGAGGAAGGAATGAGAGAATTCTTtgcatttttggaaaaaacagCACCTcaaaaactgatgaaaacagTTGAAGTGTTAAATGAACGCATCAGACTGAAAGCCTGCATCCAAAACCTGCAAGAGAGAATCGA TAAAGgagaacaagaaaaacaagaacttGAAAAAATTCAAGAAACTCTAAAAAAACACGAAGAAGAGATGATGAAGAACGAGAACTTCACTGTAGAATTTGATGAGCCCTACAAAGAAAAAGAACCCATTGATGGTGGGATGTGGGGGTTGGCTTTTTATGAAGCAGCTACCTGCTGTACAGTCTGTGAGGAGAACTGTCACTATCCTGGATGCACAGTGGCCTGGTATCCTAAAGACTGTGAGGTCATGAAAAAAGGCCGCTGCACTGTTTGTACCAAGAAGTGTCCTGTGTCAACTCATGTGAAAGAAAAGTGGAGATATGTGACCAAGACCAGGAGAGTTCAGAAGACcaatgaagaaatgaaaaagaaatacgaAACAAATAAGTTGGAAAGTCAATTGAAGAAGACTAAGATGGAAAGTCTTAAAGGGGGCATTAACAACCTGACAGCAGCTGATTCATTGCTGAACAAACCAGAAATGCAACAGaagtatgaaaagaaaaaaaacgaaaatgagaagaagaagagtcttTTGGAAAATCTTGAAGAAGAAATGAAGcagctgacagcagagaaaTCACAGTGGTTGGATGAGTCCTACCAACATGttgtcagcctgcagcagatCGCCCTGAAAGCTGATTCAGTTTCCACTGTTGCCCACTTGAGCCTGCTGATTGAGAAGATGAAGGAGGAAGGAGACACAGAGAAGGTCCAGAAACTGGAGGAGATGAGAAGCAGAGTGGATGAAGGAAGCAGAACAGCTCTGGGATATATGTGGAATAAACTAACAGCATTTGGGAAAAGAAGTTAA